The following nucleotide sequence is from Deltaproteobacteria bacterium.
CACGGAAGTCCTCACAAAGACCCAAAAGGGGAAAATTTCCCACCGATGTGTTCTCCTTCGTGAATCCTATCGTGAACATGGAAAGGTCAAAAACCGCACGATAGCCAACCTCACCCATTCTAATCCCAAAGAAGTGGCAGCCATGCGTTTGGCCCTGGAGCATAAGGATGATCTCAAGGTGTTGCAATCCATTGACGCAGTGGAACTTGAGCAAGGGATGAGTATTGGAGCCGTGTGGTTGGTGTATGAGGTTGCGAGACGGTTAAGGATCGAGGAGGCCTTGGGGGAGGGGCGTGAAGGGAAGTTAGGTTTGTGGCAAGTGATAGCCCGGGTGATCGATCAAGGGTCTCGGCTTTCAGCCGTCCGTTTGGCACAAGTCCATGCGGCGTGTGATATTTTGGGGATGAGAGAGGGGTTTGATGAGGAGGATCTTTATCAGAACCTGGGGTGGTTATCAGAGCATCAGGAGGCCATTGAGAAGCGGTTATTCAGAGCGAGACGGGGAGGTAAAAAGCCAGAGTTATTTTTATATGATGTGACCAGTAGTTATTTTGAGGGGCAGCAGAATGCGTTGGCCTGTTGGGGATATAGTCGGGACAAGAAATCGGGGAAGAAACAGGTGGTGGTGGGGCTACTTTGTGATGAGGGGGGAGAACCCGTATCGGTGGAAGTTTTCACAGGGAATACTCAGGATTATGAGACGTTTGGGAGCCAGGTGAAGAAAGCAGGGGAGCAGTTTGGTTGTGAGCGAGTGACCTGGGTAGGAGATCGAGGCATGATCAAAAGTGCCCAGATCAGAAAGTTGAACGAGGTCGGGTTTCACTACATTACGGCGATCACGAAGCCACAGATTGAGAAACTGTTGAGGACGGGCATTTTTCAGATGGAATTGTTTGACAAGGAAGTTTGTGAGGTGTTGCAGGATGGGGTGCGTTATATCTTAAGGCGAAATCCAAGGAGGGTAGAGGAGATTGTTGGGAGTCGGGAAGAGAAGAAAAAAAGGGTCGAAGCTTTATGTCAAAAGAAGAACGTCTATTTATCTGAACATCCACGCGCTCACGTCACCCTGGCCCTTCAAGAGGTGCAAGAGAAGATCGAACGTTTAAAGATCGATCGTTGGCTGAGAGTTGAAACGGACGGGAGTAAGTTAGAGTTGAAAGAGGATGAAGAAGCGTTAGTCGAAGAGGGGAGGTTGGACGGGTGTTATGTGATCAAAAGTGATTTACCCAAAGAGATAGATAAGCAAATGATCCATGATCGTTACAAGGATCTGGCTGAAGTGGAGCGGGCTTTTCGTACCTGCAAGACAGGCCTGCTGGAGATGAGGCCCTGGTATGTGCAACTTGAGAAAAGT
It contains:
- a CDS encoding IS1634 family transposase, with product MYITEVLTKTQKGKISHRCVLLRESYREHGKVKNRTIANLTHSNPKEVAAMRLALEHKDDLKVLQSIDAVELEQGMSIGAVWLVYEVARRLRIEEALGEGREGKLGLWQVIARVIDQGSRLSAVRLAQVHAACDILGMREGFDEEDLYQNLGWLSEHQEAIEKRLFRARRGGKKPELFLYDVTSSYFEGQQNALACWGYSRDKKSGKKQVVVGLLCDEGGEPVSVEVFTGNTQDYETFGSQVKKAGEQFGCERVTWVGDRGMIKSAQIRKLNEVGFHYITAITKPQIEKLLRTGIFQMELFDKEVCEVLQDGVRYILRRNPRRVEEIVGSREEKKKRVEALCQKKNVYLSEHPRAHVTLALQEVQEKIERLKIDRWLRVETDGSKLELKEDEEALVEEGRLDGCYVIKSDLPKEIDKQMIHDRYKDLAEVERAFRTCKTGLLEMRPWYVQLEKSTRGHALVVMLAYLITHYLQEAWVDFDLTVKEGLKELSMVCSMEMILKGQGSCHRIPTPRQTSAKLLQAAAVRLPRVLPYLGATVVSRKKLPSRRKNH